The Linepithema humile isolate Giens D197 chromosome 2, Lhum_UNIL_v1.0, whole genome shotgun sequence genome has a segment encoding these proteins:
- the LOC105670779 gene encoding endocuticle structural glycoprotein SgAbd-8, translated as MKLRVIILLSLAAVISAANEPIAIIRQEQDISPDGSYFLQWESANGITFEERGVQKNAGQKDKEAEEVRGSATWTAPDGQKINLGWLADENGAIFEGSHLPTPPPPPAIPPAIQRALDWIAANPPREERNKV; from the coding sequence ATGAAACTGCGCGTAATTATCTTGCTGAGCCTGGCGGCAGTAATATCGGCGGCAAACGAGCCAATAGCCATCATCAGGCAGGAGCAGGATATCAGTCCAGACGGTAGCTACTTCTTGCAATGGGAAAGCGCCAATGGGATAACCTTCGAGGAACGGGGAGTTCAAAAGAATGCTGGCCAGAAGGATAAGGAGGCTGAGGAAGTGCGCGGTTCGGCGACATGGACCGCGCCCGACGGACAGAAAATTAATCTCGGCTGGCTGGCGGACGAAAACGGCGCTATCTTCGAAGGCTCTCATCTACCGACTCCGCCACCCCCGCCCGCAATTCCACCCGCTATCCAGCGCGCTCTCGACTGGATAGCCGCTAACCCACCcagagaagaaagaaacaaaGTGTAA
- the LOC105670774 gene encoding endocuticle structural glycoprotein SgAbd-3: MTPFTAPRWHRRVYKEPKRLTRRSTSTTNPSASQASSSGRRRTCDREIMYTIKVLLAVVLCTTGTLSAPQRPQQSGAEKDAVITSQQLEVNFDGNYVNNFETSNGISHQETGNPKQVDNETPVVSQGQDSYVAPDGQQVSITWLADENGFQVQGSHIPTAPPIPPEIQRALEWNAAHPEEDDGGQRPPGRG; this comes from the exons ATGACCCCTTTCACTGCACCACGTTGGCATCGTCGCGTATATAAAGAGCCGAAGCGTCTGACGAGAAGAAGCACAAGTACCACCAACCCATCTGCATCTCAAGCAAGCTCTTCTGGTCGTCGGCGCACGTGTGACAGAGAGATTATGTACACTATTAAG gTGTTGTTGGCGGTCGTACTTTGTACGACAGGCACATTGAGCGCACCACAAAGACCGCAACAAAGTGGCGCGGAGAAAGATGCGGTGATCACGTCTCAGCAGCTCGAAGTCAACTTCGATGGCAATTACGTCAATAA CTTCGAGACAAGCAACGGTATCAGTCATCAGGAAACAGGCAACCCAAAGCAAGTGGACAATGAGACGCCGGTAGTCTCGCAGGGCCAGGACTCGTATGTGGCGCCGGACGGCCAACAGGTCAGCATCACGTGGTTAGCGGACGAGAACGGTTTCCAAGTGCAGGGCTCTCACATCCCCACGGCGCCGCCCATCCCGCCGGAGATCCAAAGGGCGCTCGAATGGAACGCCGCTCATCCCGAGGAGGACGACGGCGGTCAGAGACCACCGGGAAGAG GTTAA
- the LOC105670775 gene encoding dTTP/UTP pyrophosphatase, whose protein sequence is MLESTIQALTSGRIILASGSPRRHDIVKQLRISAEVIPSLYDENLDRSKYNGHGEYVQDIAKYKVLEVYERLKADPAPPSLIIGADTMVTIGDVIYGKPRNEKEAFQMLSSLANKQHIVYTGVCLKTPKIEMQFYESTKVKFGDISEKQIREYIKTGDPMDKAGGYGFQSIGACLVEKIDGDYYTVIGLPLYSLAKRLNQIFSNS, encoded by the exons ATGTTAGAATCAACTATTCAAGCATTAACAAGTGGCAGGATAATTTTAGCCAGTGGATCTCCAAGGAGACATGACATAGTGAAGCAATTG CGTATCAGTGCAGAGGTAATACCATCCTTGTACGATGAGAACCTTGACAGATCCAAGTACAATGGTCATGGGGAATATGTTCAGGATATTGCTAAGTACAAGGTACTGGAGGTATATGAACGTTTAAAAGCAGATCCAGCACCTCCGTCATTGATAATAGGCGCAGACACTATGGTGACAATAGGTGATGTTATTTATGGAAAACCTAGGAATGAAAAAGAAGCTTTTCAAATGTTATCGAG TCTAGCAAATAAACAGCACATTGTCTATACTGGTGTATGTCTAAAAACACCAAAAATTGAAATGCAGTTTTACGAATCTACGAAAGTAAAATTTGGAGATATATCTGAGAAACAAATaagagaatatataaaaacaggcGATCCTAT GGATAAAGCAGGAGGATATGGCTTTCAAAGTATAGGTGCCTGCCTGGTTGAAAAAATAGATGGTGATTATTATACCGTAATAGGTTTGCCATTGTATTCATTGGCTAAGCGATTGAaccaaatattttctaattcttaa
- the Fis1 gene encoding mitochondrial fission 1 protein, which translates to MYRCMVRSLNSISKCCLRTLFVKMEDVLNDIVSAEDLKKFEGIYNQELRSSNGVSFTTQFEYAWCLVRSKYSADIRKGILLLQDLYTKHDRDKRDCLYYLAVGNARIKEYSKALSYVRAFLQLEPANVQVQHLETLIRKKMEKEGLVGMAVAGGVIIGIASILGLGIAMAKKN; encoded by the exons ATGTATAGATGTATGGTGCGCAGTCTGAACTCGATATCGAAGTGCTGCTTACGTACATTATTCGTGAAGATGGAAGACGTCCTAAACGATATTGTTTCTGCCGAAGATTTAAAG AAATTTGAAGGTATATATAACCAGGAGTTGCGTTCATCAAACGGAGTTTCGTTCACAACACAATTCGAATATGCTTGGTGCCTTGTCAGAAGTAAATATTCGGCTGACATTAGGAAAGGAATATTGCTGTTACAAGATCTCTATACCAAGCATGATAGAGACAAAAGAGATTGCCTATATTACTTAGCCGTTGGAAATGCCAGAATAAAG GAGTACTCGAAGGCGCTGTCATATGTCAGGGCATTCCTTCAACTTGAACCCGCTAATGTTCAAGTACAACATCTGGAAACGTTAATAaggaagaaaatggaaaaag aggGCCTTGTGGGTATGGCTGTTGCGGGAGGTGTTATTATCGGTATCGCAAGTATACTGGGCCTGGGCATCGCGATGGCAAAAAAGAATTAG
- the LOC105670759 gene encoding broad-complex core protein-like, translating into MRRPGTLPVANNASGHRGGGSGGAGVGGGGGSRGVADDGTASLSAAPIDGVTSGGARSHYSSHSLRRTPHSQPQLSARDPDDRMRTLEPGLQNGVPTGGGRHQPSPPPLPSRHQPNCSQSSYPTLPVNGHAAHHYHHHAREREKDRSSTRERNRERDAGPPPPPPPIASHRSDKHREAQLEMELRDSLDMGVIGSYRA; encoded by the coding sequence ATGCGCCGCCCGGGAACGCTGCCCGTCGCGAACAACGCGTCCGGTCATCGCGGAGGAGGAAGTGGCGGGGCGGGAGTGGGCGGAGGTGGGGGGAGTAGAGGTGTCGCAGACGATGGCACGGCATCGCTGAGTGCCGCGCCGATCGACGGGGTCACGTCCGGCGGTGCAAGATCCCATTATTCCAGTCATTCTCTGCGTCGAACGCCGCACTCGCAGCCGCAGCTCTCGGCCAGGGATCCGGACGATCGGATGCGCACCCTGGAGCCTGGCCTGCAGAACGGAGTCCCGACCGGTGGCGGTCGTCATCAGCCGTCGCCACCGCCGTTGCCCTCCAGGCATCAGCCCAATTGCAGCCAATCCTCGTATCCGACTCTGCCGGTCAATGGCCACGCCGCTCATCACTATCATCATCACGCGAGAGAGCGCGAGAAAGATCGGTCGTCCACTCGCGAGAGAAACCGCGAGCGCGATGCCGGtccgccgccaccaccgccaccGATAGCGTCGCACCGATCCGACAAGCACAGAGAGGCTCAGCTGGAAATGGAGCTGCGCGATAGCCTCGACATGGGCGTCATCGGATCGTACCGAGCGTAG